A region from the Rosa rugosa chromosome 6, drRosRugo1.1, whole genome shotgun sequence genome encodes:
- the LOC133714583 gene encoding uncharacterized protein LOC133714583 has product MDLQGLSVICNGLGIALDDDDGNRIGYRKHKYCLDNLKDLLRFLRRDDPQNRDVFKEVCKWNIVSKDLIPIIEHCQEDRSLVLNAVKVLVFLTMPVEPTSNDILQQIEFLWELKSSITSSDIVAVIVSLLESPLENLESDVFTEDDWKLVQLVLTLFRNILSIQDISLQQKSGGTASQFLSRRDSFLELLFRENVMDLVLAITQHIGDHRSYLSHDNLLLLEIFHHTFIGQEPELIANAYSKGAKVEEDTIDSVNSLKSIMEEEKEKKRLKVSRHSNFGGTFIRLTMDGSKEVVKGRPTSASCNTLQKSQNRRGPIKKIAWDHGILPSTEDKILELLHDFVNQFLSGGYNVLMQSIRQAIEKEHHSIQKSDVIVFFQVAQFVTSFQYHRHSISKPSLRAEAGTIEVPAGKEADRTFFRGDICGPIATSMNESMFQLVISKWRYAFDGLKETHDYKFLSAAGSLMKEMIRMLDLVLKLLPEDSKEPQTARILLYKLFYDQTEEGMTHFLLGLLKSFDTHKQPRSDLADLVEMVYKVLRLMENLQASGTLRVSKKSRKGRKRRKLSEKETENKLSGEHDMAQKETDISNGEQLTDKSVTEKRSLDTSPNEKQDISIPGQPDEGKNSLLETENFSGSQAQLDHKNSGDANGDLCYSTGDSSGDEQVAATTEVDFKVSSLVSAFSNNSIIQKLCWLLKFYKSNLTRTNHYIVCMLRRISEDLELSPMLYQLSLLTIFYDILAEQNSSPCNEYENIVGFLKSLVRKMLKKMKHQPLLFVEILFWKTRKECHYINAEYLLHELGQLRNESRNWGDTLEDGDMGRSMDKGWTARSLADALGEDEADVVLDFGHNNNEENLGKVKGDAASTSDNEIDESGGQSMKTETRRGPLKKKRLVIGEEQEMKIKDLYEKFKENHNCSHLIAEALDPDGKISSTQISNKLKQLGLKVARRRRLRHAQESASAEPSQTDGDGEVEETVITHHESKTRPLHTRKRVRGLSEEQEARIRSLYDQFKDHKSCNHMIANAMDGDDKLTAPQVSRKLKQLGLCIPRKKRSGANMPTRDQDLNDSDTNDANASDDETLLSLMNRGKKDNIRISEVPEQITRREVSEEESDDEMLSSVLKKAKGSLFKLKDQNLTAISIQGTARGNALENKVEEAVVFSGRDVNEQSSGLGHAKIHDVDTFNHASPNGTAQAEVTSTGSGNLLDATPVKNVEDLEHQKIGIDLEDSGDEATHSALIQSGASRKKMRMMVLEDEDDD; this is encoded by the exons ATGGATTTGCAAGGCTTATCGGTGATCTGCAACGGCCTCGGAATCGCCCTGGACGACGACGACGGAAACCGGATCGGTTACAGGAAGCACAAGTACTGCTTAG ATAATTTGAAGGATCTGCTGAGATTCTTGAGGCGCGATGATCCGCAGAACCGGGATGTTTTCAAGGAAGTATGCAAGTGGAATATTGTATCTAAGGATTTGATACCTATTATTGAGCACTGCCAAGAGGATCGTAGCTTGGTTTTAAATGCAG TGAAGGTTCTGGTGTTCTTAACTATGCCAGTTGAGCCTACATCAAATGACATTTTACAACAAATTGAATTTCTATGGGAGTTGAAGTCTTCAATTACGTCTAGTGACATTGTTGCGGTTATAGTTTCACTTCTGGAAAGTCCACTAGAAAATCTGGAAAG TGATGTGTTCACAGAGGACGACTGGAAATTGGTGCAGCTGGTACTTACTTTATTCCGAAACATTTTATCCATTCAAGACATTTCATTGCAGCAGAAGTCTGGGGGTACTGCCAGTCAATTTCTATCACGCAGAGATAGCTTTCTGGAACTTTTGTTTCGTGAAAATGTGATGGACTTGGTTTTAGCCATAACACAGCATATTGGTGATCATCGTAGTTATCTCTCTCATGATAACTTGCTTCTATTGGAAATTTTCCATCATACATTTATAGGGCAAGAGCCAGAGTTGATTGCAAATGCATATTCAAAAGGTGCTAAG GTGGAAGAAGATACTATAGATTCTGTAAATAGTCTCAAGTCTATTatggaggaagagaaagagaaaaagagactAAAAGTTAGTCGTCATTCCAATTTTGGTGGGACATTTATTCGGCTTACCATG GATGGTTCTAAGGAAGTTGTCAAGGGAAGACCTACTTCTGCTTCTTGTAATACCCTACAGAAATCACAAAATCGTCGAGGTCCAATAAAAAAGATTGCTTGGGATCATGGGATATTACCTTCAACAGAGGATAAGATTTTGGAATTGCTTCATGATTTTGTTAACCAGTTTTTATCAGGGGGTTACAATG TTTTAATGCAGTCAATTCGTCAGGCTATTGAAAAGGAGCACCACTCAATCCAGAAGAGTGATGTCATTGTCTTCTTTCAGGTTGCACAGTTTGTTACTTCTTTCCAATATCACAGGCATTCAATTTCTAAG CCAAGCCTGAGAGCTGAAGCAGGCACAATTGAAGTTCCCGCCGGTAAAGAGGCTGATAGAACATTCTTTAGAGGTGATATATGTGGACCCATTGCGACCTCAATGAATGAGTCGATGTTCCAACTAGTCATTTCAAAGTGGCGTTATGCATTCGATGGGTTGAAGGAAACACATGACTACAAGTTTCTGTCTGCAGCTGGTTCTCTTATGAAAGAAATG ATTCGCATGCTAGATTTGGTGCTTAAGTTATTGCCAGAAGACTCCAAGGAGCCTCAAACAGCTCGCATACTTCTGTACAAGTTATTTTATGATCAGACTGAGGAGGGAATGACCCATTTTCTCTTAGGGTTGCTGAAATCGTTTGACACTCACAAACAACCAAGAAG TGATCTTGCAGATCTGGTAGAGATGGTTTATAAAGTTTTACGGCTCATGGAAAACCTTCAAGCATCTGGAACATTGAGG GTTTCTAAGAAGTCAAGGAAggggaggaagaggagaaaacTGAGTGAAAAGGAAACAGAAAATAAGCTCTCAGGAGAGCATGATATGGCTCAGAAAGAGACTGACATCTCCAATGGTGAACAATTAACAGATAAGAGTGTAACTGAGAAAAGAAGCCTAGACACAAGTCCTAATGAGAAACAAGACATCAGCATCCCTGGCCAACCTGATGAAGGCAAAAACTCTTTGTTGGAGACAGAAAACTTCTCGGGCAGTCAGGCACAGTTAGATCACAAAAATTCTGGTGATGCAAATGGTGATCTTTGTTATAGTACAGGTGACTCTTCTGGTGATGAGCAAGTAGCTGCAACTACTGAAGTCGATTTTAAGGTGTCAAGTTTGGTTTCTGCTTTTTCAAACAACAGCATCATCCAGAAATTGTGTTGGTTGCTTAAGTTCTATAAGAGTAACTTGACCAGAACAAACCACTACATAGTATGCATGTTGAGAAGGATCAGTGAAGACCTGGAGCTCTCTCCAATGCTGTATCAG TTATCACTCCTCACTATATTCTATGATATCCTAGCTGAGCAGAATTCATCTCCTTGCAATGAATATGAAAACATTGTTGGTTTCTTGAAAAGTTTGGTCAGGAAAATgctaaaaaaaatgaaacatcaACCCTTACTTTTTGTGGAAATTCTCTTCTGGAAGACTCGCAAAGAGTGTCATTACATTAATGCTGAATATTTATTGCATGAGCTTGGCCAATTGAGGAATGAAAGTAGAAACTGGGGAGATactttagaggatggagataTGGGTCGATCAATGGACAAGGGATGGACAGCTAGAAGTCTAGCAGATGCACTTGGTGAAGATGAAGCTGATGTTGTGCTCGACTTTGGACATAACAA CAATGAAGAAAATCTTGGAAAAGTGAAAGGTGATGCTGCATCTACTTCAGATAATGAGATTGATGAAAG CGGGGGCCAGTCCATGAAAACTGAAACTCGAAGGGGTCctctaaaaaagaaaagactaGTTATTGGAGAGGAACAGGAGATGAAAATTAAGGATCTGTATGAGAA ATTCAAGGAGAACCACAATTGTAGTCACCTAATTGCTGAAGCTCTTGATCCTGATGGGAAAATTTCATCAACTCAAATTTCCAACAAGCTTAAACAGCTTGGACTCAAAGTTGCACGAAGGAGAAGATTGCGCCATGCACAGGAATCTGCTTCTGCTGAGCCTAGTCAAACTGATGGAGATGGAGAAGTAGAGGAAACAGTTATTACTCATCATGAATCAAAAACTCGGCCTTT GCACACAAGAAAAAGAGTCCGTGGCTTAAGCGAAGAACAGGAAGCTCGAATTAGATCTCTCTATGATCA GTTTAAAGACCATAAAAGTTGCAACCACATGATTGCCAATGCAATGGATGGGGATGATAAATTGACAGCTCCTCAAGTTTCTCGTAAACTTAAGCAGCTTGGGTTATGCATTCCTCGGAAGAAGAGGTCTGGAGCTAACATGCCGACGAGGGATCAGGACCTAAATGATTCTGACACAAACGATGCCAATGCCTCTGATGATGAAACATTGTTATCATTAATGAACAG GGGCAAAAAGGATAATATCAGAATTAGTGAGGTACCAGAACAGATTACCAGAAGAGAAGTGTCAGAAGAGGAGTCTGATGATGAAATGCTAAGCTCTGTTCTCAA GAAagctaagggatccctttttaaATTAAAGGATCAAAACCTCACAGCCATCTCGATTCAGGGAACAGCAAGAGGAAATGCTTTAGAAAATAAGGTTGAAGAAGCTGTTGTATTTTCTGGCAG GGATGTTAACGAGCAATCCTCTGGGTTGGGACATGCCAAAATTCACGATGTAGATACTTTCAATCATGCGAGTCCCAATGGCACTGCACAAGCTGAAGTCACAAGCACCGGCAGTGGTAATCTATTAGATGCTACACCTGTGAAAAATGTAGAGGATTTGGAACATCAGAAAATTGGCATTGACTTGGAAGATTCAGGGGATGAAGCAACTCATAGTGCATTAATACAGAGTGGTGCGAGTAGAAAGAAGATGAGGATGATGGTGCtcgaagatgaagatgatgactgA